One genomic segment of Mesoterricola silvestris includes these proteins:
- a CDS encoding response regulator: MKILSVDDSTTMRRIIGRVVGMLGYDFAEASNGVEALDLLARDHADIALVIMDINMPEMDGITCLQSIKADPALQALPVMMVTTESDRARVIQAVQAGAANYVTKPFSHDDLVAKIASTLGSDEF; encoded by the coding sequence ATGAAGATCCTGTCCGTGGACGATTCCACCACCATGAGAAGGATCATCGGCCGCGTGGTGGGCATGCTGGGCTACGACTTCGCCGAGGCCTCCAACGGCGTCGAGGCCCTGGACCTGCTGGCCCGGGACCACGCCGACATCGCCCTGGTGATCATGGACATCAACATGCCGGAAATGGACGGCATCACCTGCCTCCAGTCCATCAAGGCCGACCCCGCCCTGCAGGCCCTCCCGGTCATGATGGTCACCACCGAATCGGACCGCGCCCGGGTCATCCAGGCCGTCCAGGCCGGCGCCGCCAACTACGTCACCAAGCCCTTCAGCCACGACGACCTGGTGGCCAAGATCGCATCCACCCTCGGCTCGGACGAGTTCTAA
- the nadC gene encoding carboxylating nicotinate-nucleotide diphosphorylase has translation MFNAPHPLTYADAVRAFLLEDWGTQDWTSASVPDRPMEARVVAKGRLVLAGLPVAGEVFRAVDPALKVVPGAQDGDRVDPGAVVMRIEGSSRAILMAERVMLNLLQRLSGTATLTRAFVDAVAGTGARIMDTRKTTPGLKLLEKYAVRCGGGVNHRLTLGDGVLLKENHIAAAGGIAAAVAQARAVAPNLLRIEVEAETLEQVAECLAIPGVDGILLDNMTLDQMAAAVALRGASRIFLEASGNLALDRARAVAETGVDFLSVGALTHSAPSVDLSLRF, from the coding sequence ATGTTCAACGCGCCGCACCCCCTCACCTACGCCGACGCCGTCCGGGCCTTCCTGCTGGAGGACTGGGGCACCCAGGACTGGACCAGCGCCTCGGTTCCCGACCGCCCCATGGAGGCCCGGGTGGTGGCCAAGGGCCGCCTGGTGCTGGCGGGGCTGCCCGTTGCCGGGGAGGTCTTCCGGGCCGTGGACCCCGCCCTCAAGGTGGTCCCCGGGGCCCAGGACGGGGACCGGGTGGATCCCGGGGCGGTGGTGATGCGCATCGAAGGCTCCAGCCGCGCCATCCTCATGGCCGAGCGGGTGATGCTCAACCTCCTCCAGCGCCTGTCGGGCACCGCGACCCTCACCCGGGCCTTCGTGGACGCCGTGGCCGGCACCGGGGCCCGCATCATGGACACCCGCAAGACGACCCCCGGACTCAAGCTCCTGGAGAAGTACGCCGTGCGCTGCGGCGGCGGCGTCAACCACCGGCTCACCCTGGGCGACGGCGTCCTCCTCAAGGAGAACCACATCGCCGCCGCCGGCGGCATCGCCGCCGCCGTGGCCCAGGCCCGCGCCGTCGCCCCCAACCTCCTGCGCATCGAAGTGGAGGCCGAGACCCTGGAGCAGGTCGCCGAATGCCTGGCGATCCCCGGCGTGGACGGCATCCTCCTGGACAACATGACCCTCGACCAGATGGCCGCCGCCGTGGCCCTGCGGGGCGCGAGCCGTATCTTCCTGGAGGCCAGCGGAAACCTCGCCCTGGACCGCGCGCGGGCCGTGGCCGAAACCGGCGTCGACTTCCTGAGCGTGGGCGCCCTCACCCACAGCGCCCCCTCCGTGGACCTGAGCCTCAGGTTCTAG
- a CDS encoding histidine triad nucleotide-binding protein: protein MSDPNCVFCRIASGQIPATILFQDENLLAFRDIAPQAPTHIVLIPRAHFSGLNDLTPERAGLVGEIALVAKDLAAGEGLAASGWRLVSNAGPDAGQTVFHLHFHLLGGRPMGGRMA from the coding sequence ATGTCCGACCCCAATTGCGTCTTCTGCAGGATCGCCTCCGGGCAGATCCCCGCCACCATCCTCTTCCAGGACGAGAACCTGCTGGCCTTCCGGGACATCGCGCCCCAGGCGCCGACCCACATCGTGCTCATCCCCCGGGCCCACTTCTCCGGGCTCAACGACCTCACGCCGGAAAGGGCGGGTCTGGTGGGGGAGATCGCCCTGGTGGCCAAGGACCTCGCCGCCGGGGAGGGCCTGGCGGCCTCCGGGTGGCGCCTGGTGTCCAACGCCGGGCCCGACGCGGGGCAGACGGTGTTCCATCTCCATTTCCACCTCCTGGGAGGCCGCCCCATGGGCGGCAGGATGGCCTAG
- a CDS encoding tRNA (cytidine(34)-2'-O)-methyltransferase, translated as MPFHIVLHQPEIPQNTGSIGRLCVSTDTRLHLVHPLGFDTSDYYLRRAGLDYWERLNPTHHASWEAFLAAEPGMRLWFFSTKGDRRHTDVRWQDGDGLVFGRETVGLPPEILQAHPERLVKIPMRGEFHRSLNLAQAAAVGLYEALRQTEGW; from the coding sequence GTGCCCTTCCACATCGTGCTCCACCAGCCGGAAATCCCCCAGAACACCGGCAGCATAGGCCGCCTCTGCGTGTCCACCGACACCCGGCTCCACCTGGTCCACCCCCTGGGGTTCGACACCTCGGACTACTACCTGCGCCGCGCGGGCCTGGACTACTGGGAGCGCCTGAACCCCACGCACCACGCCTCCTGGGAGGCCTTCCTCGCCGCCGAGCCGGGAATGCGCCTGTGGTTCTTCAGCACCAAAGGGGACCGGCGCCACACCGACGTCCGGTGGCAGGACGGCGACGGCCTCGTCTTCGGCCGGGAAACCGTGGGCCTGCCGCCGGAGATCCTCCAGGCCCACCCGGAGCGCCTGGTGAAGATCCCCATGCGGGGCGAGTTCCACCGCAGCCTGAACCTGGCCCAGGCCGCGGCGGTGGGCCTGTACGAGGCGCTGCGCCAGACCGAGGGCTGGTAA
- a CDS encoding diacylglycerol/lipid kinase family protein, whose amino-acid sequence MIRTPLVYNPRSGHGRMDPAALLARLPGEVRARLEPVPLELPFDYEPWIRQALAAGGPILVWGGDGTLHHAGAALAGLGLPVPLGAVPGGSGNGLVRGLRTPLDPAGAVLRLLEGRDLAMDLGRLDGAPFLNLCGTGFEAEVALAFDRAQGRGLRTYVRQCVGLWRRHREAGLRWEAERPAPEAPGRLERLRAAWRGPEPELPESAWSLCFANLPQYGSGLWIAPGADPADGLLSWVRLRRPGLFDILAEVPQLFREGGRTPLRQEGRLLRAVVRLDRPCPWHMDGEPAPARDRAEITVEKGAFPMRVTSDCPFR is encoded by the coding sequence GTGATCCGGACGCCCCTGGTCTACAACCCCCGCTCGGGGCACGGGCGCATGGATCCCGCGGCGCTCCTGGCCCGGCTTCCCGGGGAGGTGCGGGCCCGCCTGGAACCGGTGCCCCTGGAACTCCCCTTCGACTACGAGCCCTGGATCCGCCAGGCCCTGGCCGCGGGGGGGCCGATCCTGGTGTGGGGCGGGGACGGCACCCTCCACCACGCCGGGGCCGCCCTGGCCGGGCTGGGGCTGCCGGTGCCCCTGGGGGCGGTCCCGGGCGGTTCGGGCAACGGGCTCGTGCGGGGCCTGCGCACCCCCCTGGATCCCGCCGGCGCCGTCCTGCGGCTCCTGGAAGGCCGGGACCTGGCCATGGACCTGGGGCGGCTGGACGGCGCCCCCTTCCTGAACCTCTGCGGCACCGGATTCGAGGCCGAGGTGGCCCTGGCCTTCGACCGGGCCCAGGGCCGCGGCCTCCGGACCTATGTCCGCCAGTGCGTGGGCCTGTGGCGGCGCCACCGGGAGGCCGGCCTGCGCTGGGAGGCGGAGCGGCCCGCCCCGGAGGCCCCGGGCCGCCTGGAGAGGCTCCGGGCCGCCTGGAGGGGCCCCGAGCCCGAGCTGCCGGAATCGGCCTGGAGCCTCTGCTTCGCCAACCTCCCCCAGTACGGGTCCGGCCTCTGGATCGCCCCCGGGGCGGACCCCGCCGACGGCCTGCTCAGCTGGGTCCGCCTCCGGCGTCCCGGGCTGTTCGATATCCTGGCCGAGGTGCCCCAGCTCTTCCGGGAAGGGGGGCGGACCCCCCTGCGCCAGGAGGGGCGGCTTCTTCGTGCGGTTGTTCGTCTGGACCGGCCCTGCCCCTGGCACATGGACGGCGAGCCCGCCCCCGCCCGGGACCGGGCGGAAATCACGGTGGAGAAGGGGGCCTTCCCCATGCGGGTGACCTCGGACTGCCCCTTTCGCTAG
- a CDS encoding RluA family pseudouridine synthase, with product MDPAEEGMRLDQLVSAHTGLSRRKAREVLQLGGVQAHRKRIKVASKLLKPGTEVSVSVDDALGQPLDMAVPVLFEDEFLLVVDKPAGMASQGTQASDLHDLTALLQRQRPGQFLALQHRLDQGTSGILVIAKHPSAHLGTQFQARTIAKTYLARVSRHLEPCTVDLPIGRVRNSRPARFGCTGDLLDPRPSVTDFRPALPEETGGFLPGFWVVATPHTGRTHQIRVHLSHLGAPVYGDALYFGEKSDHLWLHAWKLSIEHPITGVPMELVAPPARFMGDPA from the coding sequence GTGGATCCCGCCGAGGAGGGCATGAGGCTGGACCAGCTGGTCTCGGCCCACACCGGGCTCAGCCGCAGGAAGGCCCGGGAGGTGCTCCAGCTCGGGGGCGTCCAGGCCCACCGCAAGCGCATCAAGGTGGCCTCCAAGCTGCTCAAGCCGGGCACGGAGGTGTCGGTGTCCGTGGACGACGCCCTGGGGCAGCCCTTGGACATGGCCGTCCCGGTGCTCTTCGAGGACGAATTCCTCCTGGTGGTGGACAAGCCCGCGGGCATGGCCTCCCAGGGCACCCAGGCCTCCGACCTCCACGATCTCACCGCCCTGCTGCAGCGGCAGCGCCCCGGCCAGTTCCTGGCCCTGCAGCACCGCCTGGACCAGGGCACCTCGGGCATCCTCGTCATCGCCAAGCATCCCTCCGCCCACCTGGGCACGCAGTTCCAGGCCCGGACCATCGCCAAGACCTACCTGGCCCGCGTCTCCCGTCACCTGGAGCCCTGCACGGTGGACCTGCCCATCGGCCGCGTGCGCAATTCCAGGCCGGCGCGCTTCGGGTGCACCGGGGACCTGCTGGATCCCAGGCCTTCGGTGACGGATTTCCGCCCGGCCCTGCCGGAGGAGACCGGGGGCTTCCTGCCGGGCTTCTGGGTGGTGGCCACCCCCCACACCGGGCGCACCCACCAGATCCGGGTCCACCTCTCCCACCTGGGGGCGCCGGTGTACGGCGACGCCCTCTACTTCGGGGAGAAGTCCGACCACCTGTGGCTTCACGCGTGGAAGCTCTCCATCGAGCATCCCATCACCGGCGTCCCCATGGAGCTGGTGGCGCCTCCGGCGCGCTTCATGGGGGACCCCGCGTGA
- a CDS encoding MlaE family ABC transporter permease: MESPGPASRLSALPGKAARGLGARVRSSFAQVGSLAWLFLAGVKGILRLRGEQVRVVLEVTRTQIRFTALDALPLCTLAALLIGGITLLQVFGQLSGFGMENYICQILAQLVIRELGPLLVGIVVISRSGTAIATEMASRQLSGEIDALYLNGVDPVQYLLAPRLLGGIISLFALIIYFDTVALLGGFLVAWLRLPLSFSAFADALVRAVGPREMAATLCKALVFGTAIPLLCTSYGLRVRVSTTEIPQAVTKAAVGSLAILLLAGAFLSVLIYA; this comes from the coding sequence ATGGAATCCCCAGGTCCGGCGTCCAGGCTGTCCGCGCTGCCCGGAAAGGCCGCCCGGGGCCTGGGCGCCAGGGTCCGGTCGTCCTTCGCCCAGGTGGGCTCCCTGGCCTGGCTCTTCCTGGCCGGCGTGAAGGGGATCCTCCGCCTGCGGGGGGAGCAGGTGCGGGTGGTGCTGGAGGTGACCCGCACCCAGATCCGGTTCACGGCCCTGGACGCCCTGCCCCTGTGCACCCTGGCGGCCCTGCTCATCGGAGGCATCACGCTGCTGCAGGTCTTCGGGCAGCTTTCGGGCTTCGGAATGGAGAACTACATCTGCCAGATCCTGGCCCAGCTGGTCATCCGGGAACTGGGGCCCCTGCTGGTGGGCATCGTGGTCATCAGCCGCAGCGGCACGGCCATCGCCACGGAGATGGCCTCGCGCCAGCTCAGCGGCGAGATCGACGCCCTCTACCTCAACGGCGTGGACCCGGTGCAGTACCTCCTGGCGCCGCGCCTCCTGGGCGGGATCATCTCGCTGTTCGCCCTGATCATCTACTTCGACACCGTGGCCCTCCTGGGCGGGTTCCTGGTGGCATGGCTGCGCCTGCCGCTGTCCTTCTCGGCCTTCGCCGACGCCCTGGTGCGGGCCGTGGGCCCCCGGGAGATGGCGGCGACCCTCTGCAAGGCCCTGGTGTTCGGCACGGCCATCCCGCTGCTGTGCACCTCGTACGGCCTGCGGGTGCGGGTGAGCACCACCGAGATCCCCCAGGCCGTCACCAAGGCCGCGGTGGGTTCCCTGGCGATCCTGCTCCTGGCCGGCGCCTTCCTGTCGGTGCTGATCTATGCCTAG
- a CDS encoding ATP-binding cassette domain-containing protein: MPRPLLALEGVSLASPEGRVVFQDLDWKLDRGARWHLQGNQGTGATALLRLCAGLARPREGRVVLDGREIDLDALDHPFINAGDLGWVPTDGGLAVNLTLLDNVALPLRFSRKVGREEAREEALRWLERAGLGRSAASRPRLPADRACWMTALARAGAKGSRLWLVDRPAGGLDPESRKAAHAILEEAARDPETTLVLVGGDWMEDLGAGLRIEDGRLATGSAP, from the coding sequence ATGCCTAGGCCCCTCCTGGCCCTGGAGGGCGTCTCCCTGGCCTCCCCCGAAGGCCGGGTGGTGTTCCAGGACCTGGATTGGAAGCTGGACCGGGGCGCCCGCTGGCACCTCCAGGGCAACCAGGGCACCGGGGCCACCGCCCTGCTCCGCCTCTGCGCGGGCCTGGCCCGGCCCCGGGAGGGGCGGGTGGTCCTGGACGGGAGGGAGATCGACCTGGATGCCCTGGACCATCCCTTCATCAACGCCGGCGACCTGGGCTGGGTGCCCACCGACGGCGGCCTCGCCGTGAACCTCACCCTCCTGGACAACGTCGCCCTGCCCCTGCGCTTTTCCCGCAAGGTAGGCCGGGAGGAGGCCCGGGAGGAGGCCCTGCGCTGGCTGGAGCGGGCCGGGCTGGGGAGGTCCGCCGCCTCCCGGCCGCGCCTTCCCGCGGACCGGGCCTGCTGGATGACGGCCCTGGCCAGGGCCGGCGCCAAGGGCTCCCGGCTCTGGCTGGTGGACCGGCCCGCGGGGGGCCTGGACCCCGAAAGCCGGAAGGCCGCCCACGCCATCCTGGAGGAGGCCGCCCGGGACCCGGAGACCACCCTCGTGCTGGTGGGGGGCGACTGGATGGAAGACCTGGGCGCCGGCCTGCGCATCGAGGACGGACGCCTCGCCACAGGGAGTGCCCCATGA
- a CDS encoding MlaD family protein — translation MKLEKDDAKIGLLVFLALAVFAGFLFHRSLTAILTKEARFQVALETASDLSEGTEVQLQGLRVGQVKAIRLQRDGVEYRFLATLGLRTDIVLWQGTRAVVVAKPLGGSFVDLQLPEPALRRAALQPGATLSGAASASLATLLEDASHLIANLDGAVTGLRTQFEARGAGAVLDSPRIAKVLTDLDAALLEFRKLALEAQTLARHGDASMAVADRSLASLDKSLAMVQGLLDKRSGDLDAIVAHLAGTLRESEELAKEARALLRTAGPDADAALKALDRNLRSTEELLEILKAKPSRIVWGKPSRAEREDAARRAEENRKPNP, via the coding sequence ATGAAGCTCGAAAAGGACGACGCCAAGATCGGCCTGCTGGTGTTCCTGGCCCTGGCGGTGTTCGCCGGGTTCCTCTTCCACCGCAGCCTCACGGCCATCCTCACCAAGGAGGCCCGCTTCCAGGTGGCCCTGGAAACCGCCTCGGACCTGTCCGAAGGCACCGAGGTCCAGCTCCAGGGCCTCCGGGTGGGCCAGGTGAAGGCCATCCGCCTCCAGCGGGACGGGGTGGAGTACCGGTTCCTGGCCACGCTGGGCCTGCGCACCGACATCGTCCTGTGGCAGGGCACCCGTGCCGTGGTGGTGGCCAAGCCCCTGGGCGGGTCCTTCGTGGACCTCCAGCTGCCCGAGCCCGCCCTGCGCAGGGCGGCGCTCCAGCCCGGGGCGACCCTGAGCGGCGCCGCCAGCGCGTCCCTGGCCACCCTGCTCGAGGACGCCAGCCACCTCATCGCCAACCTGGACGGCGCGGTGACCGGCCTGCGCACCCAGTTCGAGGCCCGGGGGGCCGGGGCCGTGCTGGACAGCCCCCGCATCGCCAAGGTGCTGACGGACCTGGACGCGGCCCTCCTGGAATTCCGCAAGCTGGCCCTGGAAGCCCAGACCCTGGCCCGCCACGGCGACGCCTCCATGGCCGTGGCGGACCGGAGCCTGGCGAGCCTGGACAAGAGCCTGGCCATGGTCCAGGGCCTTCTGGACAAGCGTTCCGGGGACCTGGACGCCATCGTCGCGCACCTGGCGGGCACCCTCCGGGAATCCGAGGAGCTCGCAAAGGAGGCCCGCGCCCTCCTCAGGACCGCCGGCCCCGACGCCGACGCCGCGCTCAAGGCCCTGGACCGCAACCTCAGGTCCACCGAGGAACTCCTGGAGATCCTCAAGGCCAAGCCCAGCCGCATCGTGTGGGGCAAACCCTCGCGGGCCGAGCGGGAGGATGCCGCCCGGCGCGCGGAGGAGAACCGGAAGCCTAATCCTTGA
- a CDS encoding flagellar brake protein: protein MKAPQPSDPNLVTILEKAKKSGTSASLRAEGAVKMLGHLHVRSLEPGAAIQLSGLKLRDTLPPAGTAVTLTLIQGDQVISIRTHLLEPLVADHEPKVPPVLQAAWPTEPLEIHPRREVRVATPDLPPLDASVFWRGRRLEAKLLNLTDMGMGLGFREPLAFSYHDEVEVVTSLPGNDVLTVSGAVRHAQSLAGDELPTRVGLVLVDLPPGTRELLQRFIQARRMDRSIAMRGH from the coding sequence ATGAAAGCCCCGCAACCCTCCGACCCGAACCTGGTAACCATCCTCGAAAAGGCCAAGAAGTCCGGAACCTCCGCCAGCCTCCGGGCCGAAGGCGCGGTGAAGATGCTCGGGCACCTCCATGTGCGCAGCCTGGAGCCCGGCGCCGCCATCCAGCTGTCGGGCCTGAAGCTGAGGGACACGCTGCCCCCGGCGGGCACCGCCGTCACCCTCACCCTCATCCAGGGCGACCAGGTGATCTCCATCCGCACCCACCTCCTCGAACCCCTCGTGGCCGACCATGAACCCAAGGTCCCCCCCGTGCTCCAGGCCGCCTGGCCCACGGAACCCCTGGAGATCCACCCCCGGCGGGAGGTGCGGGTGGCCACCCCGGACCTGCCCCCCCTGGACGCCTCCGTCTTCTGGCGGGGCCGGCGCCTCGAGGCCAAACTCCTGAATCTCACGGACATGGGCATGGGCCTGGGGTTCAGGGAGCCGCTCGCCTTCTCCTACCACGATGAGGTGGAGGTGGTCACCAGCCTCCCGGGCAACGACGTGCTCACCGTTTCCGGCGCGGTGCGCCACGCCCAGAGCCTGGCGGGCGACGAACTGCCCACGCGGGTGGGCCTGGTGCTGGTGGACCTGCCCCCCGGGACCCGGGAACTGCTCCAGCGCTTCATCCAGGCGCGGCGCATGGACCGGTCCATCGCCATGCGGGGGCACTGA
- a CDS encoding metallophosphoesterase family protein encodes MDLIFSDIHSNLHALRILLRYAKKRIIDRYVLLGDLVGYGANPNETLDLIRQLEPRVMVRGNHDRACITPGSDAAFSLPARMAVSWTRGRLTEENAWFLENIPAGPITLDAGYTIAHGSPLDEDDYLLHPREALAAFDGFPGQVCFFGHTHLPGAYELDDEAQRLTWITFEPGTWFPLRDGCKYLINPGSVGQPRDRDPRLSFLTYDPSHRRVKLHRLDYDHAGASRAILAAGLHSNLAERLHHGI; translated from the coding sequence ATGGACCTCATCTTCTCCGACATCCACTCGAATCTGCACGCGCTGCGGATCCTGTTGAGATATGCAAAAAAGCGCATCATCGACCGCTATGTCCTCCTGGGCGACCTGGTGGGCTACGGGGCCAACCCCAACGAGACCCTGGACCTCATCCGGCAGCTGGAACCGCGGGTGATGGTGCGCGGCAATCACGACCGGGCCTGCATCACGCCGGGGTCCGACGCCGCCTTCAGCCTTCCGGCGCGCATGGCGGTGAGCTGGACCCGGGGCCGGCTCACGGAGGAGAACGCCTGGTTCCTGGAGAACATTCCCGCGGGGCCGATCACGCTGGACGCGGGCTACACCATCGCCCACGGCAGTCCCCTGGACGAGGACGACTACCTGCTCCATCCCCGGGAGGCCCTGGCGGCCTTCGACGGGTTCCCGGGCCAGGTGTGCTTTTTCGGGCACACCCACCTGCCCGGGGCCTACGAACTGGATGACGAGGCCCAGCGCCTCACCTGGATCACCTTCGAGCCCGGCACCTGGTTCCCCCTGCGGGACGGCTGCAAGTACCTCATCAACCCCGGCTCCGTGGGCCAGCCCCGGGACCGGGACCCCCGGCTCTCCTTCCTCACCTACGATCCCTCCCACCGCCGGGTCAAGCTCCACCGCCTGGACTACGACCACGCCGGCGCGTCCCGGGCCATCCTGGCCGCGGGTCTCCACAGCAACCTCGCCGAACGCCTGCACCACGGAATCTGA
- a CDS encoding thiamine phosphate synthase codes for MHLPPLYPITDPRSPVPLAEQVLRLGEAGFPLVQFRGKPLPAAAQWQELRAALAGAAERGGWPAICVNDRTDLAVLAAAEGLAPWGLHLGQTDLPPGEARALPGLGACHIGVSTHGPAEWEHPDPACDHAGIGPFRPTATKGDHEPPVGLPGLREGAAALRGRGVAPVAIGGLAAADAGECFRAGAEALAMVGEISRCADPRELLWAAQTARWAARPILVRGQGVVLIGGSGAGKSTLARALALRLGLPARDSDREIGGAIPDLFRDLGEAGFRALEAESVARCLERPCVAALGGGAWEDPETRRRVREAGFAALWLAEVPAVAWGRVGGDPNRPLAAERTAFLDRYARRTAAWWEAPMVLPLGRMADVLADELVKNA; via the coding sequence ATGCACCTGCCTCCCCTGTACCCCATCACCGATCCCCGGTCCCCGGTGCCCCTGGCCGAGCAGGTGCTGCGCCTGGGCGAGGCGGGCTTCCCCCTGGTGCAGTTCCGGGGCAAGCCCCTTCCCGCCGCGGCCCAGTGGCAGGAACTCCGGGCCGCCCTGGCGGGGGCCGCGGAACGGGGGGGCTGGCCGGCCATCTGCGTGAACGACCGGACCGATCTGGCGGTGCTGGCCGCCGCGGAGGGCCTGGCGCCCTGGGGGCTGCACCTGGGCCAGACGGACCTGCCCCCGGGGGAGGCCCGGGCCCTGCCGGGGCTGGGGGCCTGCCACATCGGCGTCTCCACCCATGGCCCGGCCGAATGGGAACATCCGGATCCCGCCTGCGACCACGCCGGCATCGGACCCTTCCGCCCCACCGCCACCAAGGGCGACCACGAACCTCCGGTGGGCCTCCCGGGCCTGCGGGAAGGCGCGGCGGCCCTGCGGGGCCGGGGGGTGGCCCCCGTGGCCATCGGGGGCCTGGCCGCCGCGGACGCGGGCGAATGCTTCCGCGCGGGGGCCGAGGCCCTGGCCATGGTGGGGGAGATCAGCCGCTGCGCGGATCCCCGGGAGCTGCTGTGGGCGGCGCAGACGGCACGGTGGGCGGCCCGTCCGATACTTGTCCGGGGACAGGGCGTCGTGCTCATCGGCGGCAGCGGCGCCGGCAAATCCACCCTGGCGCGCGCCCTGGCCCTGCGCCTGGGCCTGCCGGCCCGGGATTCGGACCGGGAGATCGGCGGCGCCATTCCGGACCTCTTCCGGGATCTGGGTGAGGCGGGCTTCCGGGCCCTGGAGGCGGAAAGCGTGGCCCGGTGCCTGGAACGGCCCTGCGTGGCCGCCCTGGGGGGCGGGGCCTGGGAGGATCCCGAGACCCGGAGGCGCGTGCGGGAGGCGGGCTTCGCGGCCCTTTGGCTGGCCGAGGTGCCGGCGGTGGCCTGGGGCCGGGTGGGGGGCGACCCCAACCGGCCCCTGGCCGCGGAGCGAACGGCCTTCCTGGACCGGTACGCCCGGAGGACGGCCGCCTGGTGGGAGGCTCCCATGGTCCTGCCCCTGGGGCGAATGGCTGACGTGCTGGCTGACGAGCTTGTAAAAAATGCTTGA